Proteins encoded in a region of the Streptomyces akebiae genome:
- a CDS encoding metallophosphoesterase: MTVVFVLVLLLVLALFGALHWYAWRRLVRDTTRGPGLARRVGTAVFIAGPVLMVAGFAAERTGAPFWLQQTLTWPGFMWLALALYLFLALLVGELLRPVLRRLVARRAPEPQPEPERVVREPEPVPAGAQPAHPAESTEAAEPGQPAPPRPTEPSGPTTPAPSADPSRRLFVSRVVGGAVAAAAVGTVGYGTYGVVRGPRLKRITVPLAKLPRAAHGFRIAVVSDIHLSPMLGRGFAQKVVDTINSTQPDLIAVVGDLVDGDVADLGPAAAPLAGLKARHGSYFVTGNHEYISGAEQWVEEVRRLGLTPLENARRELPYLDLAGVNDIAGEDEGQGPDFAKALGDRDTSRAVVLMAHQPVQIHDAVDHGVDLQLSGHTHGGQMWPMTYVAQAANPTLAGLERYGDTQLYVTRGAGAWGPPVRVGAPSDITVVELASKQA; encoded by the coding sequence ATGACCGTCGTCTTCGTGCTGGTGCTCCTGCTGGTGCTGGCCCTCTTCGGGGCCCTGCACTGGTACGCGTGGCGTCGCCTGGTGCGCGACACGACCCGCGGACCGGGCCTGGCCAGACGGGTGGGCACCGCGGTGTTCATCGCGGGACCGGTGCTGATGGTCGCCGGCTTCGCCGCCGAACGCACCGGCGCGCCCTTCTGGCTGCAGCAGACGCTGACCTGGCCGGGCTTCATGTGGCTCGCCCTCGCGCTGTATCTGTTCCTCGCCCTTCTGGTGGGGGAGCTCCTGCGACCTGTTCTGCGCCGCCTGGTGGCGCGGCGCGCCCCGGAGCCGCAGCCGGAGCCGGAGCGCGTGGTGCGCGAGCCGGAACCCGTCCCGGCGGGCGCGCAGCCCGCACACCCGGCCGAGTCCACGGAGGCCGCCGAGCCCGGACAGCCGGCCCCACCCCGCCCGACGGAGCCGTCGGGCCCCACCACCCCCGCGCCCTCGGCCGACCCCTCCCGCCGTCTCTTCGTCTCCCGGGTGGTGGGCGGGGCCGTCGCCGCCGCGGCCGTGGGCACGGTCGGCTACGGGACCTACGGCGTCGTACGCGGACCCAGGCTCAAGCGGATCACCGTGCCGCTGGCGAAGCTGCCTCGCGCCGCGCACGGTTTCCGGATCGCGGTGGTCAGCGACATCCACCTCTCGCCGATGCTGGGCCGCGGCTTCGCGCAGAAGGTCGTCGACACGATCAACTCGACGCAGCCCGACCTGATCGCGGTGGTCGGCGACCTGGTCGACGGCGACGTGGCGGACCTCGGGCCGGCGGCGGCACCGCTCGCCGGACTGAAGGCACGCCACGGCAGCTACTTCGTCACCGGCAACCACGAGTACATCTCCGGTGCCGAGCAGTGGGTCGAGGAGGTGCGCCGACTGGGCCTGACGCCGCTGGAGAACGCGCGCCGCGAACTGCCGTACCTCGACCTCGCCGGGGTGAACGACATCGCGGGCGAGGACGAGGGCCAGGGCCCCGACTTCGCCAAGGCGCTCGGCGACCGGGACACCTCGCGGGCCGTGGTGCTCATGGCCCACCAGCCCGTCCAGATCCACGACGCCGTCGACCACGGCGTCGACCTGCAGCTCTCCGGACACACCCACGGCGGACAGATGTGGCCCATGACCTATGTCGCCCAGGCCGCGAACCCCACTCTCGCGGGCCTGGAGCGCTACGGCGACACCCAGCTCTACGTGACCCGCGGCGCGGGCGCCTGGGGACCGCCGGTGCGGGTCGGGGCGCCGTCCGACATCACCGTGGTGGAGCTGGCCTCCAAGCAGGCGTGA
- a CDS encoding SCO4848 family membrane protein: MKLSRPLSWFLLAFGVWSWVIWITFVKNLWKDGSGLAFDDAGDPTAYFWVHLTLAVVSFALGTAIGVIGLRGVRALRRAETGSAT; the protein is encoded by the coding sequence ATGAAGCTCAGCCGCCCCCTCTCCTGGTTCCTGCTCGCCTTCGGGGTGTGGAGCTGGGTCATCTGGATCACTTTCGTCAAAAATCTCTGGAAGGACGGCAGCGGGCTCGCGTTCGACGACGCGGGTGATCCCACGGCGTACTTCTGGGTGCATCTGACGCTCGCCGTCGTCTCCTTTGCTCTGGGGACGGCCATCGGGGTCATCGGGTTGCGCGGGGTGCGCGCCCTTCGCCGGGCCGAGACCGGGAGTGCCACGTGA
- a CDS encoding D-alanyl-D-alanine carboxypeptidase family protein, which produces MPASKKTVRRPLSITSATLLSLSLASAPMLTAGPAFAAKPSPSSSASPSATPPATMSTVGGELLGRPGTQASLGSDAPVVPKGISARSWIVADAESGEVLAAHNAHWRLAPASTLKMLFADTLLPKFNKDDEHKVAPEDLAGVGSGSSMVGIKEDETYTVHDLWLGVFLRSGNDAVHVLSAMNGGVKQTVADMNAHAEELQALDTHAVSPDGYDAKGQVSSAYDLTLIARSGLQKKDFREYCSTVRAKFPGETKKGKNGKKSRSSFEIQNTNRLLTGDSGLDSYQGIAGVKNGNTTNAGATFTGVAERDGRVLLVTVMHPEKDEHNQVYKETASLFDWGFKAAGKVTPVGELVPPKSADTSGGDADEPSAQPGATASASASGGAGGKSVAARASGGGGGVGVALGIMGGVLVLLAGGVFLVNRKWPLRGKKQ; this is translated from the coding sequence GTGCCCGCCTCCAAGAAGACCGTCAGGCGCCCCCTGTCGATCACCTCAGCCACCCTGCTGTCCCTCTCCCTGGCCTCGGCTCCGATGCTGACGGCCGGCCCGGCCTTCGCGGCCAAGCCGTCACCGAGTTCGAGCGCCTCGCCGTCCGCGACTCCCCCGGCGACGATGTCGACCGTCGGCGGCGAGCTGTTGGGCAGGCCGGGCACCCAGGCAAGTCTCGGCAGCGACGCGCCCGTGGTCCCCAAGGGCATCAGCGCCCGCTCCTGGATCGTCGCCGACGCCGAGTCGGGCGAGGTGCTGGCCGCGCACAACGCGCACTGGCGGCTGGCCCCCGCGAGCACGCTGAAGATGCTGTTCGCGGACACGCTGCTGCCGAAGTTCAACAAGGACGACGAGCACAAGGTCGCGCCCGAGGATCTGGCGGGTGTCGGCTCTGGCTCCAGCATGGTCGGCATAAAGGAGGACGAGACGTACACCGTCCACGACCTGTGGCTCGGAGTCTTCCTTCGCTCCGGCAACGACGCGGTGCACGTCCTGTCGGCCATGAACGGCGGGGTGAAGCAGACCGTCGCGGACATGAACGCGCACGCCGAGGAGCTCCAGGCCCTGGACACGCACGCGGTCAGCCCGGACGGGTACGACGCCAAGGGGCAGGTGTCGTCCGCCTACGACCTGACGCTGATCGCCAGGTCAGGGCTGCAGAAGAAGGACTTCCGGGAGTACTGCTCCACCGTGCGGGCGAAATTCCCGGGCGAGACGAAGAAGGGCAAGAACGGCAAGAAGAGCCGTTCCTCCTTCGAGATCCAGAACACCAACCGGCTGCTCACCGGGGACAGCGGCCTCGACTCCTACCAGGGCATCGCGGGTGTGAAGAACGGCAACACCACGAACGCGGGCGCCACGTTCACCGGGGTCGCCGAGCGCGACGGCCGGGTCCTCCTCGTCACCGTCATGCATCCGGAGAAGGACGAGCACAACCAGGTGTACAAGGAGACCGCGAGCCTCTTCGACTGGGGTTTCAAGGCGGCGGGCAAGGTGACGCCGGTGGGTGAGCTGGTGCCGCCCAAGAGCGCGGACACCTCCGGCGGGGATGCCGACGAGCCGAGTGCGCAGCCGGGGGCCACGGCGTCGGCGTCCGCCTCCGGCGGGGCGGGCGGGAAGTCGGTCGCCGCACGTGCCTCCGGCGGGGGCGGCGGGGTCGGCGTCGCTCTCGGGATCATGGGCGGCGTGTTGGTGCTGTTGGCCGGAGGGGTGTTCCTGGTGAATCGGAAGTGGCCGTTGCGGGGGAAGAAGCAGTAG
- a CDS encoding YihY/virulence factor BrkB family protein, whose translation MDWLKKLPGVGPWVERLMTTHAWRSYERLERVKWTRLAAAMTFISFLALFPLLTVAAAIVAATLGKDQQQELEDRLSEQVPGISDQLDIAGLVDNAGTVGIIAGALLLFTGIGWVGEMRGCLRAVWEKEDPDENPVLAKGKDAGLLFGLGGAVLVSLAASAAASWAVGRFADQLGIDRDGWGGILLRLAAFAVAVLADFLLLLYVLTLLPGVQPPRRRLVVAALIGAVGFELLKLLLSGYIQGVASKSMYGAFGVPIALLLWINFTTKLLLYCAAWTAEGSKESAS comes from the coding sequence ATGGACTGGCTGAAAAAGCTTCCCGGGGTGGGTCCTTGGGTGGAGCGTCTGATGACCACGCACGCGTGGCGGTCGTACGAGCGGCTGGAGCGGGTGAAATGGACCCGGCTGGCCGCGGCGATGACGTTCATCAGCTTTCTCGCGCTGTTCCCGCTGCTGACCGTGGCGGCGGCCATCGTCGCGGCGACCCTCGGCAAGGACCAGCAGCAGGAGCTGGAGGACCGGCTCAGCGAGCAGGTGCCCGGCATCTCCGACCAGCTCGACATCGCCGGCCTCGTCGACAACGCCGGCACGGTCGGGATCATCGCCGGCGCGCTGCTGCTGTTCACCGGCATCGGCTGGGTCGGTGAGATGCGCGGCTGTCTGCGCGCGGTCTGGGAGAAGGAGGACCCCGACGAGAACCCCGTCCTCGCCAAGGGCAAGGACGCGGGCCTCCTGTTCGGTCTCGGCGGCGCGGTGCTCGTCTCCCTGGCCGCTTCCGCCGCCGCCTCCTGGGCCGTCGGCCGGTTCGCCGACCAGCTCGGCATCGACCGCGACGGCTGGGGCGGCATCCTCCTGCGCCTCGCCGCGTTCGCGGTCGCCGTGCTCGCCGACTTCCTGCTCCTCCTCTACGTCCTCACCCTGCTCCCCGGCGTCCAGCCGCCCCGCCGCCGTCTCGTCGTGGCCGCCCTCATAGGAGCCGTCGGCTTCGAACTCCTCAAGCTCCTGCTCAGCGGCTACATCCAGGGCGTCGCCTCCAAGAGCATGTACGGCGCCTTCGGGGTCCCCATCGCCCTGCTGCTCTGGATCAACTTCACCACCAAGCTCCTGCTGTACTGCGCGGCCTGGACCGCGGAGGGCAGCAAGGAGAGCGCCTCGTAA